In Panacibacter ginsenosidivorans, the following proteins share a genomic window:
- a CDS encoding MBL fold metallo-hydrolase — MSQPHLHITFLGTGTSTGVPMIACPCEVCASTNPKDKRLRSSILVKSETTTIVVDTTPDFRQQMLRIDNRKLDAVLFTHPHKDHTAGLDDVRAYNFFSNRAMEVYANSLTEEALKREFAYVFSDKRYPGIPEINLNTIDEIPFFIGDIKVTPIQVWHYKMPVYGFRFGNFTYITDANRIEENEKQKIRGSEALVLNALRKEDHISHFTLKQAVDLAQELEVPRVYFTHISHQLGKHDEIDAMLPKGIQLAYDNLQISI; from the coding sequence GTGAGCCAACCTCATCTCCACATAACATTTCTTGGAACAGGCACCAGTACCGGTGTGCCTATGATAGCTTGTCCATGCGAAGTATGCGCCTCGACAAATCCAAAAGATAAAAGATTACGCAGCAGTATTTTGGTGAAATCTGAAACAACAACTATTGTTGTTGATACCACACCTGACTTTCGGCAACAAATGTTGCGTATTGATAATAGAAAACTGGATGCCGTATTGTTCACGCATCCGCATAAAGATCATACTGCAGGCCTGGATGATGTAAGAGCGTACAATTTCTTTTCGAATCGTGCGATGGAAGTTTATGCCAACTCGCTTACAGAAGAAGCTTTAAAAAGAGAATTTGCTTATGTGTTCTCAGATAAACGCTACCCGGGCATCCCGGAAATTAATTTGAATACTATTGACGAGATTCCTTTTTTTATCGGCGATATAAAAGTAACGCCTATACAGGTATGGCATTATAAAATGCCTGTGTATGGCTTTCGCTTCGGAAATTTTACATATATTACTGATGCGAACAGGATTGAGGAAAATGAAAAGCAAAAGATCAGAGGGTCTGAAGCTCTTGTATTAAATGCACTGCGAAAAGAAGATCATATCTCGCATTTTACTTTAAAACAAGCAGTTGATCTTGCGCAGGAACTCGAAGTGCCAAGAGTTTATTTTACGCATATCAGTCACCAGTTAGGAAAACATGATGAAATAGATGCCATGTTGCCAAAAGGCATTCAATTAGCTTATGATAATTTACAGATCAGCATATAA
- a CDS encoding ComEA family DNA-binding protein produces MANKIWKDYFTFTKGERASVFIFLGILIISIIVPFFYAKSFAPPVVDEILQKQLDSVLGNIQEDSAVNNLDKIQQTKNSIDSIKLFYFDPNTLDAAGFKQLGLRDKTIQTIINYRSKGGHFKTAEDIRKIYGLEEEEANKLIPFIKIANRYSNKEEESAYENNQEKPKSVIKKIDINTASEEDFKALPGIGDILSKRIIKFRNSIHGFKSINDVSKTYGLSDSAFQLILPYLTLSGDN; encoded by the coding sequence ATGGCAAACAAAATTTGGAAAGATTATTTCACTTTTACTAAAGGTGAACGTGCATCAGTTTTTATTTTCCTGGGTATCTTGATCATTAGTATTATTGTTCCCTTTTTTTATGCAAAATCATTTGCACCACCAGTTGTTGATGAAATTTTGCAAAAGCAGCTTGATTCGGTTTTAGGAAATATACAGGAAGATTCTGCTGTAAATAATTTAGACAAAATACAACAAACAAAGAATTCCATTGATTCTATAAAACTTTTCTACTTTGATCCAAATACACTTGATGCAGCAGGATTTAAGCAACTTGGTTTAAGAGATAAAACCATTCAGACAATTATCAATTACAGAAGTAAAGGAGGGCACTTTAAAACTGCAGAGGATATTCGCAAAATTTATGGCCTCGAAGAGGAAGAAGCAAACAAACTCATTCCATTTATAAAAATTGCAAACCGCTACTCCAACAAAGAAGAAGAATCAGCTTATGAAAACAATCAAGAAAAACCTAAATCAGTAATAAAAAAAATAGACATAAATACTGCAAGTGAGGAAGATTTTAAAGCTTTGCCTGGCATAGGAGATATACTTAGTAAGCGCATTATAAAATTCAGGAACAGTATACATGGTTTTAAATCTATAAATGATGTCAGCAAAACATATGGCTTATCTGATTCAGCTTTCCAACTTATTCTACCCTATCTCACTCTTTCGGGTGATAACTAA
- a CDS encoding acyl-CoA dehydrogenase family protein: MNFQQQEITKQVADTARNFAHQYIKPHVMKWDETQHFPIEVFKELGNLGMMGVFVPEQYGGSGLGYFEYKTVIEEISKVCGSIGLSVAAHNSLCTGHILSFGNEDQKQKYLPKLASAEWIGAWGLTEPNTGSDAGNMKCTAIKDGNNWIINGTKNWITHGKTGDVAVVIARTGEPRTKDNSTAFVVERGTKGFMGGKKENKLGMRASETAEMIFDNCTISDAQRLGEVGAGFKQAMKVLDGGRISIASLSLGIAKGAYEAALQYSKDRHQFDQPISNFQGVSFKLADMATEIMAAELITLKACDLKNRGEKVTREAAMAKYYASEVAVKVANDAVQIFGGNGYTKEFPVEKFYRDAKLCTIGEGTSEVQKIVIARESLNG; encoded by the coding sequence ATGAATTTTCAACAACAAGAAATAACCAAACAAGTAGCAGATACAGCCAGGAATTTTGCACACCAATACATAAAGCCTCATGTAATGAAATGGGATGAAACACAACATTTTCCTATAGAAGTTTTCAAGGAATTGGGTAATCTCGGAATGATGGGTGTTTTTGTTCCTGAACAATATGGAGGCTCTGGTCTTGGATACTTTGAATATAAAACTGTAATTGAAGAAATCTCTAAAGTCTGTGGCTCAATTGGGCTTAGCGTTGCAGCACACAATTCACTTTGCACAGGTCATATCCTTTCTTTTGGCAATGAAGACCAAAAACAAAAATATCTTCCAAAACTTGCATCTGCAGAATGGATCGGTGCATGGGGACTTACAGAACCAAACACCGGCAGTGATGCAGGCAACATGAAATGTACCGCCATAAAAGACGGCAATAACTGGATTATTAACGGGACCAAGAACTGGATCACCCATGGCAAAACAGGGGATGTTGCAGTAGTAATTGCAAGAACCGGAGAACCACGCACAAAAGACAATTCAACAGCATTTGTTGTAGAGCGTGGTACTAAAGGTTTTATGGGTGGCAAGAAAGAAAACAAGCTTGGTATGCGTGCCAGCGAAACTGCAGAAATGATCTTTGATAACTGCACTATTTCAGACGCTCAACGCCTTGGCGAAGTGGGCGCTGGTTTTAAACAAGCCATGAAAGTTTTGGATGGCGGACGTATTTCCATTGCTTCACTTTCTTTGGGCATTGCAAAAGGAGCTTATGAAGCCGCACTGCAATATTCAAAAGATCGTCATCAATTTGATCAGCCCATTTCAAATTTTCAGGGCGTAAGCTTTAAACTTGCAGATATGGCAACAGAGATAATGGCTGCAGAACTCATTACACTCAAAGCATGTGATCTTAAGAATCGCGGAGAGAAAGTAACCCGGGAAGCCGCCATGGCAAAATATTATGCCAGCGAAGTTGCTGTAAAAGTTGCCAATGATGCCGTGCAGATCTTTGGTGGCAATGGTTATACAAAAGAATTTCCGGTAGAAAAATTTTATCGCGATGCCAAGCTTTGTACTATCGGAGAAGGCACTTCCGAAGTGCAGAAGATCGTTATTGCAAGGGAAAGTTTGAATGGATAG
- the clpX gene encoding ATP-dependent Clp protease ATP-binding subunit ClpX yields the protein MAKQTNLHCSFCGKSRDEVKILIAGQEGHICENCVEHAQEIIVQELQKRHEIQTTQYRFNIRKPMEIKQFLDEYVIGQTDAKKILSVAVYNHYKRITQKQQNDEVEIEKSNIIMVGETGTGKTLLAKTIARLLNVPFAIVDATVFTEAGYVGEDVESMLTRLLQVCNYDVAAAEKGIVYIDELDKIARKGDNPSITRDVSGEGVQQGLLKMLEGTEVLVPPQGGRKHPEQKMIKLNTSNILFICGGAFDGIDKVIARRINTNAIGFNVNKNEQEQQRQNLLQFVNAQDLKSFGLIPELLGRLPVVTHLDPLDAKTLRSILTEPKNSLVKQYTRLFEYEGIALKIEDEVLDFMVKKALEYKLGARGLRTICEHILTDAMFELPGTGVEKLDVSLEYAAEKLGNSKLNMLKVA from the coding sequence ATGGCAAAACAAACAAATTTACATTGTTCCTTTTGTGGGAAAAGCCGTGATGAGGTGAAAATCCTTATTGCCGGCCAGGAAGGGCATATCTGCGAAAATTGTGTAGAGCATGCCCAGGAGATCATTGTACAGGAGCTACAGAAAAGACACGAGATTCAAACAACGCAATATCGGTTTAACATTCGCAAACCGATGGAGATAAAACAGTTTCTGGATGAGTATGTGATTGGTCAAACAGATGCAAAGAAGATATTATCAGTTGCGGTTTACAATCATTACAAAAGAATTACTCAGAAGCAACAGAATGATGAGGTTGAAATAGAAAAAAGCAACATCATTATGGTTGGGGAAACAGGTACGGGCAAAACATTGCTTGCAAAAACAATTGCACGTCTATTGAATGTTCCTTTTGCTATTGTTGATGCAACTGTATTTACAGAAGCGGGTTATGTTGGTGAAGATGTTGAAAGCATGCTTACCCGGTTGCTGCAGGTTTGTAACTACGACGTAGCTGCTGCAGAAAAAGGTATTGTATACATTGACGAACTTGATAAGATTGCCCGTAAAGGAGATAATCCATCTATTACCCGTGATGTAAGCGGCGAAGGAGTACAACAGGGCCTTTTAAAAATGCTGGAAGGGACGGAAGTATTAGTGCCACCACAAGGCGGCAGGAAACATCCTGAGCAAAAGATGATCAAGCTGAATACGAGCAATATTCTTTTTATATGCGGTGGCGCATTTGATGGTATCGATAAAGTGATTGCACGCCGTATCAATACGAATGCAATTGGGTTTAATGTAAATAAAAATGAACAGGAGCAACAACGTCAAAACCTTTTGCAGTTTGTAAATGCACAAGATCTTAAATCATTTGGTTTGATTCCCGAATTGCTGGGCCGGTTGCCGGTTGTTACACATCTTGACCCGCTGGATGCAAAGACACTTCGCTCCATTCTTACCGAACCTAAGAACAGCCTTGTAAAGCAATACACACGCTTGTTTGAATATGAAGGCATAGCACTGAAGATAGAAGATGAAGTACTTGATTTTATGGTGAAGAAAGCATTGGAATATAAATTGGGTGCAAGAGGATTAAGAACTATTTGTGAACATATTCTTACAGATGCCATGTTTGAATTACCGGGTACAGGAGTAGAGAAATTAGATGTTTCACTTGAATATGCAGCAGAGAAACTGGGCAACAGCAAATTGAATATGCTGAAAGTAGCTTAA